Proteins encoded by one window of Monoglobus pectinilyticus:
- a CDS encoding aminopeptidase: protein MSNETEKNLFYENKNQYSSLSETDKKNMAAYSSEYRSFLDMSKTEREFAVNAQKYLETNGFVPLSSKDSLKAGDKVYTVNRGKGIIAAVIGSEDITNGTSIVGAHIDSPRLDLKPNPLYEDSHFAYFKTHYYGGIKKYQWTTIPLALHGVATLQDGTQIQISIGEEDDDPTFVISDLLPHFAKDQMQKKLAEAIPGESLNIILGNIEGKDCGEDVKEKVKYNILNLLNEKYDICEEDFISSEIEAVPAYKARDLGFDRSMVAGYGQDDRVCAYAALRSVADVKKPKYTAVCLLVDKEEIGSVGNTGMRSRYFENVLAKIVDKSVKDYNDIKLRDTISNSICLSADVCAAFDPNFPEASEKRNASLVNGGIGVMKYSGSGGKSGSSDANAELMAQIRKIFNENDVKWQSGELGKIDGGGGGTIAGFVANLDMDVVDVGVPILSMHSPYEIAGKLDIYMAYKGYKAFYER, encoded by the coding sequence ATGTCAAACGAAACTGAAAAGAATCTTTTTTATGAAAACAAGAATCAGTATTCATCATTGAGTGAAACGGATAAAAAGAACATGGCGGCTTACAGCAGTGAATACAGGTCTTTTTTGGATATGTCTAAGACAGAACGTGAGTTTGCAGTAAACGCTCAAAAATATTTGGAAACTAATGGATTTGTGCCTCTCAGCTCAAAGGATTCATTAAAAGCAGGAGACAAAGTTTATACTGTTAACCGCGGAAAAGGAATAATTGCGGCAGTTATCGGTTCGGAGGATATTACAAACGGCACATCAATTGTAGGCGCTCATATCGATTCTCCAAGACTTGACTTGAAGCCGAATCCCTTATATGAGGACAGTCATTTTGCATATTTTAAAACTCACTACTACGGCGGTATAAAAAAGTATCAGTGGACAACTATACCTCTTGCTCTGCATGGGGTTGCAACGCTGCAGGATGGAACACAGATACAAATTTCAATTGGTGAAGAGGATGACGACCCAACTTTTGTAATATCTGACTTGCTTCCGCATTTTGCTAAAGACCAAATGCAAAAGAAGTTGGCAGAAGCCATTCCAGGGGAAAGTCTGAATATTATATTGGGAAACATTGAAGGAAAAGACTGCGGAGAAGATGTGAAGGAAAAAGTTAAGTATAATATTTTGAATCTTCTCAATGAAAAGTATGATATATGTGAAGAAGACTTTATAAGTTCTGAAATCGAAGCTGTACCGGCCTATAAAGCTCGTGATTTAGGTTTTGACAGAAGCATGGTTGCAGGGTATGGTCAAGATGACAGGGTTTGTGCATATGCCGCGTTAAGATCTGTAGCGGATGTTAAGAAACCTAAATATACTGCTGTATGTTTGCTTGTCGATAAAGAAGAGATTGGCAGCGTAGGCAATACAGGTATGCGTTCCAGATACTTTGAGAACGTACTTGCAAAGATTGTTGATAAATCAGTTAAAGATTATAACGATATTAAGCTGCGTGACACAATATCAAACTCAATTTGTCTTTCTGCAGATGTATGTGCGGCTTTTGACCCGAACTTCCCTGAAGCGAGCGAAAAGAGAAATGCTTCTTTGGTTAACGGCGGTATTGGTGTTATGAAATACAGCGGTTCGGGCGGAAAGAGCGGTTCAAGTGACGCAAACGCTGAACTTATGGCTCAAATTAGAAAGATATTTAATGAAAATGATGTAAAATGGCAGTCAGGCGAGTTAGGCAAGATAGACGGCGGCGGCGGCGGAACTATCGCCGGTTTTGTTGCTAATTTAGATATGGATGTTGTAGATGTTGGGGTTCCGATTCTTTCGATGCACTCTCCTTACGAGATTGCCGGAAAGCTGGATATCTATATGGCTTATAAAGGTTACAAAGCATTTTATGAAAGATAA
- the coaE gene encoding dephospho-CoA kinase (Dephospho-CoA kinase (CoaE) performs the final step in coenzyme A biosynthesis.) yields MIIVGLTGVIGSGKSTVSHILSELGAYTIDADEISRTVLDKDTPAYFETVEHFGRKILSCDGTINRKELAKIVFNNKAELEVLNRITHKYIFIKMQNMIDKYISASGSGDMIVLDVPLLFSDDFNIKYDKSVVVTASREIIIKRVMLRDGMDESEILSRIKNQLTDEELIKRADFVIENNYENIDELRTCVTGIYKELISLNT; encoded by the coding sequence TTGATTATTGTTGGGCTTACAGGAGTTATCGGTTCCGGTAAAAGTACCGTTTCCCACATTTTATCAGAGTTGGGCGCATATACTATTGACGCGGACGAGATTTCCAGAACTGTTCTTGATAAGGATACTCCGGCGTATTTTGAAACTGTTGAGCATTTCGGCAGGAAAATTTTAAGTTGTGACGGAACTATAAACAGAAAAGAATTGGCTAAAATTGTTTTTAATAATAAAGCTGAACTTGAAGTGTTAAACCGCATTACTCATAAATATATTTTTATAAAAATGCAGAATATGATTGATAAGTATATCTCTGCCAGCGGTTCAGGTGATATGATTGTGCTTGACGTGCCATTATTATTTTCTGATGATTTTAATATAAAATACGACAAGTCTGTTGTTGTTACAGCCAGCCGGGAAATTATCATCAAACGCGTAATGCTGCGGGATGGTATGGATGAATCAGAAATTTTGAGCCGTATAAAAAATCAGCTTACTGATGAAGAATTAATAAAAAGAGCAGATTTTGTTATAGAAAATAATTATGAAAATATTGATGAACTTAGAACATGTGTAACAGGTATTTATAAAGAGTTGATAAGTTTGAATACGTAA
- a CDS encoding lytic transglycosylase domain-containing protein — protein MRIPDRTRRRSPKKKGNKGCAVAAVFGVIVIILLSAFLFRSCVSGINNALSGIGSNITAQTYPIKYQNLVEKYSKKYDVDKYLVYAVIKAESKFDQYAVSQAGAYGLMQLQTETASDCAKKLDLKVNLPDDLYVPDINIHIGTYYLSWLLDKYEGDISLAIAAYNGGIGNVDSWLKDERYKDGKGGLSDIPFAETKNYVTGVNSAYQKYKELYE, from the coding sequence ATGAGAATACCTGACAGAACACGGCGCAGGTCTCCGAAGAAAAAAGGCAATAAAGGGTGTGCTGTGGCTGCCGTTTTTGGTGTAATAGTTATTATATTATTATCAGCTTTTCTGTTTAGGAGCTGTGTTTCAGGAATAAATAATGCGCTTTCGGGTATAGGAAGTAATATAACAGCGCAGACTTATCCAATAAAATATCAAAACTTGGTTGAAAAATACTCCAAAAAGTATGATGTTGATAAATATTTAGTTTACGCGGTTATAAAAGCCGAAAGTAAGTTCGACCAGTATGCAGTATCCCAAGCCGGAGCGTACGGACTTATGCAGCTTCAGACAGAGACGGCTTCGGACTGTGCTAAAAAACTTGATTTGAAAGTTAATTTGCCGGATGATTTATATGTTCCGGATATAAATATACATATCGGCACATATTACTTATCATGGCTTCTTGATAAATATGAAGGCGATATAAGCCTGGCTATTGCCGCCTATAACGGCGGTATTGGAAATGTTGACAGCTGGCTGAAAGATGAAAGATATAAGGATGGTAAAGGCGGACTTTCAGATATTCCTTTTGCGGAGACAAAAAACTATGTTACCGGAGTGAATTCCGCATACCAAAAATACAAAGAGCTTTATGAATAG